The following proteins are encoded in a genomic region of Catellatospora sp. TT07R-123:
- a CDS encoding RNA polymerase sigma factor — protein MADWEAEFCEYFEARVLPLRRFAYALCGDWHLAEDLVQHTFTQLYRHWRRLDGATLEAYTRRVLVNAFLNSRRARRHEQVVADVPDRATPATDPGGDVLALLAQLPPRQRVLIALRYLDDLSVGDTATAAGISEGAVKSQTSRGLSALRGLLTPRPVEE, from the coding sequence ATGGCCGACTGGGAAGCAGAGTTCTGCGAGTACTTCGAGGCGCGGGTGCTGCCGCTGCGGCGGTTCGCGTACGCGCTGTGCGGCGACTGGCACCTCGCCGAGGACCTGGTCCAGCACACCTTCACCCAGCTGTACCGGCACTGGCGGCGCCTGGACGGCGCGACGCTGGAGGCGTACACGCGGCGGGTGCTGGTCAACGCGTTCCTCAACAGCCGCCGCGCCCGCCGGCACGAGCAGGTGGTGGCCGACGTGCCCGACCGGGCCACACCCGCCACCGACCCCGGCGGTGACGTGCTCGCCCTGCTCGCACAGCTGCCGCCCCGGCAGCGGGTGCTCATCGCCCTGCGCTACCTCGACGACCTGTCCGTCGGCGACACCGCCACCGCCGCAGGCATCAGCGAGGGCGCCGTCAAGAGCCAGACCTCACGCGGGCTCAGCGCGCTGCGCGGCCTGCTCACCCCGCGACCGGTGGAGGAGTGA
- a CDS encoding carbohydrate binding domain-containing protein, with product MRKLRFIALTLALAGALFGAQPAYAANLLANPGFESGALSPWSCTGGLGSVVSTPVHGGAKALAGAASASDNAQCTQTVTVQPSTAYTLTAWVRGSYVYLGVTGGASTWTPSAAAYTQLSVSFTTAAGQTSAQVFLHGWYGQGTYYADDVSLDGPGGTNPGGPATPAGLAVTATTSSSISLGWNAVTGATGYRVYEGTTLRATVTGTSTTLSGLGTCTSHSYSVTAYNANGESANSTAVSASTSGCPTAPGLPTAPYVDMGAWPTPALPDLATGGNLKSFTMAFVTASACKAMWFNAYDPRQGWARDQIDAIRARGGDVKVSFGGATGIELAQACSSVSALQAEYQAVVTAYALKYIDLDIEGSATAEPASVARRSQALAALQAANPGLKISLTLPVLPEGLTADGLSVVRSARDAGVNLDLVNIMAMDYYRSGDYGDLAVQAANSTFAQLKTLYPAKTDAQVWKMVGVTPMLGQNDDGHVYDQNDARQMVTFAQSKHLGMLAFWETTRDRNACNGALYMCTNIAQSPYEFSKIFAGYTG from the coding sequence ATGAGAAAGCTTCGATTCATCGCTCTCACGCTCGCCCTGGCCGGCGCGCTGTTCGGAGCTCAGCCCGCATACGCGGCCAACCTGCTGGCCAACCCCGGATTCGAATCCGGCGCCCTGTCCCCGTGGTCGTGCACCGGCGGCCTCGGCTCGGTCGTGTCCACCCCGGTCCACGGCGGCGCCAAGGCGCTGGCCGGAGCCGCGTCGGCTTCGGACAACGCGCAGTGCACCCAGACGGTCACCGTGCAGCCGAGCACGGCGTACACGCTGACGGCCTGGGTGCGCGGCAGCTACGTGTACCTCGGCGTCACCGGCGGCGCGTCCACCTGGACCCCGTCGGCGGCGGCGTACACCCAGCTCAGCGTCTCCTTCACCACCGCCGCCGGCCAGACCAGCGCGCAGGTCTTCCTGCACGGCTGGTACGGCCAGGGCACCTACTACGCCGACGACGTCTCCCTCGACGGACCGGGCGGCACCAACCCGGGCGGCCCGGCGACCCCGGCCGGCCTGGCCGTCACCGCCACCACCAGCAGCTCGATCTCGCTGGGCTGGAACGCCGTCACCGGCGCCACCGGCTACCGCGTGTACGAGGGCACCACGCTGCGGGCCACCGTCACCGGCACCTCCACCACGCTCTCGGGCCTGGGCACCTGCACCTCGCACTCGTACAGCGTGACGGCGTACAACGCCAACGGCGAGTCCGCGAACAGCACAGCCGTGTCGGCCAGCACCTCCGGCTGCCCGACCGCGCCCGGCCTGCCGACCGCGCCCTACGTCGACATGGGCGCCTGGCCCACGCCGGCCCTGCCCGACCTGGCCACCGGCGGCAACCTGAAGAGCTTCACGATGGCCTTCGTCACCGCGTCGGCCTGCAAGGCGATGTGGTTCAACGCCTACGACCCGCGCCAGGGCTGGGCCCGCGACCAGATCGACGCGATCCGCGCCCGCGGCGGCGACGTGAAGGTCTCGTTCGGCGGCGCCACCGGCATCGAGCTGGCCCAGGCCTGCTCCTCGGTGTCGGCGCTGCAGGCCGAGTACCAGGCGGTCGTCACCGCGTACGCGCTGAAGTACATCGACCTGGACATCGAGGGTTCGGCCACGGCCGAGCCGGCCTCGGTGGCGCGGCGCTCGCAGGCGCTGGCGGCGCTCCAGGCCGCCAACCCGGGTCTGAAGATCTCGCTGACGCTGCCGGTGCTGCCGGAGGGCCTGACCGCCGACGGCCTGTCGGTGGTGCGCTCGGCCCGTGACGCCGGGGTCAACCTGGACCTGGTCAACATCATGGCGATGGACTACTACCGCAGCGGCGACTACGGCGATCTGGCCGTGCAGGCGGCGAACTCCACGTTCGCGCAGCTGAAGACGCTGTACCCGGCCAAGACCGACGCTCAGGTCTGGAAGATGGTCGGGGTCACCCCGATGCTGGGCCAGAACGACGACGGCCACGTCTACGACCAGAACGACGCGCGGCAGATGGTGACCTTCGCCCAGTCCAAGCACCTGGGCATGCTCGCCTTCTGGGAGACCACCCGCGACCGCAATGCGTGCAACGGCGCGCTGTACATGTGCACCAACATCGCGCAGTCGCCGTACGAGTTCAGCAAGATCTTCGCCGGGTACACCGGCTGA
- a CDS encoding RHS repeat domain-containing protein translates to MVANVLLMSAPAQAAPGPQTLTAQQLPSAHGTKVPAAARPKDLSQGAGAKRTAPSWPTAGAADVSVGTGAARAGALPVWVGPSRGKDRKAADSVAKANVSVLDRAHTPAAWRNSLLVRVKRADGRTGQGAAAVGIDYSSFAGAYGAGWNRRLRLVQVPDCALTTPGAPGCAATPLAATNDVSAQRITADVSLMSASGTMVALSAGASGSDGDYGATNLQASSTWNAGGNTGDFSWSYPLRSPPSLGGPAPSMGLSYSSTAVDGRSETSNNQPTWVGEGFDYWPGYIERRYATCADDKGSGANNTTDTSDMCWKTDNAALSLNGSGGEIVRDGTSGKWRLKNDNGSLVERFTNTVNGDNDNEYWRVTTGDGTQYFFGLNRLPGYTGTAPANKATGSVWTEPVAGNNSGEPCHASGYIASFCNQAWRWNLDYVVDVHGNTMSLFYTAETNKYGRNNSDSDLVSYVRGGVLDHIDYGTDNRSGTDTENTATAAPMRVVFAAADRCLSSCATHDQPHWPDVPWDQECTGSTCTNHAPTFWSTKRLASVTTKVWDAVAAAYKNVDVWTLTHNFPDPGDGTRAGLWLESIVHTGTATGPAIAAGAPVMPEINFDWIQLPNRVDTATDGKPAMNWMRMGTIWTDTGGKVDIRYTGPDCVAGSHMPASPQANTLRCYPVLEEQPDKSLKTEYFHKYLVTSVTAADLTGGSPDVVTSYEYVGTPAWRHTDDDGITKDKLRTWSDFRGYSQVNTRVGEPGSGTESLSESVFFRGMHGDLNGAGGTRIVTLPALDLNGDGDTADVADAPVVNDENGYAGQVRKSTVFNGVESAPLSVTANEPWQSTATASRDMGDTTVYARYTGTKSTWAATALAAGGWRVTRSNTTFDSYGAPAQVEDLGDASASNDEQCTKTTYNRNLVKNMLSLVSQTETYAVTCAASAATDADVIGMSRTFYDHQAIGAAPVKGEPTQVDAAKSWTLAGGPSWVTQSTASYDAYGRSTDATDVRGNHTTHAYTPASGGPVTQIAETTGLGTTTNTVEPSWGTPTATVDVNNRRTDLTYDGLGRLTQVWLPNHLKATYPAQPNSQYAYLIRNSGGANAVTSQKLNASGNYITSYALYDGMLRQRQSQSLSMAAGNIGTVFAETKYDALGRTASVSKHFDATVQPSTTLFTILDWQPKNRAVSQYDRAGRLIVSIAQSAGTNLWATTTAYGGDRISTTPPTGGTATTVLTDVRGRVVEQRQYHDPADVGSGTRSTFDQTVYHFNRKGQQDTLTDNAGSVWSYEYDLLGRQTVTHDPDKGTASVDYADSGEVRSVTDARTQTIAYTYDGYGRQTGEFAGSTSGAKLASWAWDPAGAKGQLASSSRWVGTDEYKVKVRGYTPLYQPTGEDYTIPATQTGLAGTYSVTRSYFVDGSPATMSYPNVGGLGAETLTYTYDPVTGLAEQLQTNAPGFGQYVSNTDYTAFGELSFMQLQLTGGSWVQRSFTYDDATRRLQRSQTLRQTAPQPVTDTSYGWDAMGNVTKVAETAASGAVDTQCFGYDGVRRLAEAWTPASGACGDPKSAATLGGPAPYWQSWTFDAAGSRKTQTSHAAAGDTTATSTYPAATAANAHGVQYVTTSGPGVNRTDNYTYDASGNTTARPGQALNWDVEGRLAKVTATATSTDTTYIYTAAGERLIASDTATTTLYLPGQEVRRDKTSGAVTATRYYSWEGQTCASVTTGGSLTWLVSDTQGTAQATVASGNQAISQRRQDPFGNARGSSPSWPNRKGFVGGDVDLTGLTHLGAREYDSGLGRFVSVDPDFHQADAQSLNGYAYANNTPVSSSDPTGLRVCMDDTDCRGANPGGGGGGGGGGGGGGGGGGGGGNPDPDPLPCSAAKLNCTIKDINSMTVVQRKTLVQEWLSLYGKQFNSEDWFHQIEGVLDFMIDDGVAKAGSWSSWVDSTILHGVQGGLAIATGKGDGMGNPGAQKWAKFFRYSATLGGDKDNNYRRKLWSEAEEATTLYGYGVATEQGQPIGTPQELSFAAAAHAYRFMLRHQGATDTVAAGVASGLCNLVGGPALAARCGAVGAAATHTLLDPHEHDPTYLGGHVVSGVEQTVEGIVTGNPTQIQSGVQEAATYGNKAVNECWNWLKGHW, encoded by the coding sequence ATGGTCGCCAACGTGCTGCTGATGTCGGCCCCGGCGCAGGCGGCCCCGGGCCCGCAGACGCTCACGGCCCAGCAGCTCCCGTCCGCGCACGGCACCAAGGTGCCGGCGGCGGCCCGGCCGAAGGACCTCAGCCAGGGCGCGGGCGCCAAGCGCACGGCACCGAGCTGGCCCACCGCGGGCGCGGCGGACGTGTCGGTCGGCACCGGTGCGGCCCGGGCGGGCGCGCTGCCGGTCTGGGTCGGCCCGAGCCGCGGCAAGGACCGCAAGGCCGCCGACAGCGTCGCCAAGGCCAACGTCAGCGTGCTCGACCGGGCGCACACCCCTGCCGCATGGCGAAACAGCCTGCTGGTCCGGGTGAAGCGGGCCGACGGGCGCACCGGCCAGGGCGCGGCCGCGGTCGGCATCGACTACTCGTCGTTCGCCGGGGCCTACGGCGCGGGCTGGAACCGCCGCCTGCGGCTGGTCCAGGTGCCCGACTGCGCGCTGACCACGCCGGGCGCGCCCGGCTGCGCCGCCACCCCGCTGGCCGCGACCAACGACGTGTCGGCGCAGCGCATCACCGCCGACGTGTCGCTGATGTCGGCCTCCGGCACGATGGTGGCCCTGTCCGCGGGCGCGTCGGGCAGCGACGGCGACTACGGCGCGACCAACCTCCAGGCCTCCTCGACCTGGAACGCCGGCGGCAACACCGGTGACTTCTCCTGGTCGTACCCGCTGCGCAGCCCGCCGTCGCTGGGCGGACCGGCCCCGTCGATGGGGCTGTCGTACTCCTCGACCGCGGTCGACGGGCGCAGCGAGACCAGCAACAACCAGCCCACCTGGGTGGGCGAGGGCTTCGACTACTGGCCCGGCTACATCGAGCGGCGGTACGCGACCTGCGCCGACGACAAGGGCAGCGGTGCGAACAACACCACCGACACCAGCGACATGTGCTGGAAGACCGACAACGCGGCGCTGTCGCTCAACGGCAGCGGCGGTGAGATCGTCCGCGACGGCACCAGCGGCAAGTGGCGGCTGAAGAACGACAACGGCTCGCTGGTGGAGCGGTTCACCAACACCGTCAACGGCGACAACGACAACGAGTACTGGCGGGTGACCACCGGTGACGGCACCCAGTACTTCTTCGGCCTCAACCGGCTGCCCGGCTACACCGGTACCGCCCCGGCGAACAAGGCGACCGGCTCGGTCTGGACCGAACCGGTGGCGGGCAACAACTCCGGCGAGCCCTGCCACGCCAGCGGGTACATCGCGTCGTTCTGCAACCAGGCGTGGCGCTGGAACCTCGACTACGTCGTCGACGTGCACGGCAACACGATGTCGCTGTTCTACACCGCCGAGACGAACAAGTACGGCCGCAACAACAGCGACTCCGACCTGGTGAGCTACGTGCGCGGCGGCGTGCTGGACCACATCGACTACGGGACCGACAACCGCTCGGGCACCGACACCGAGAACACCGCCACGGCCGCGCCGATGCGCGTGGTCTTCGCCGCGGCCGACCGGTGCCTGTCCTCGTGCGCCACGCACGACCAGCCGCACTGGCCGGACGTGCCGTGGGACCAGGAGTGCACCGGCAGCACCTGCACCAACCACGCGCCGACCTTCTGGTCGACCAAGCGCCTGGCGTCGGTGACGACGAAGGTCTGGGACGCGGTGGCGGCGGCGTACAAGAACGTCGACGTCTGGACGCTGACGCACAACTTCCCCGACCCCGGCGACGGCACGCGGGCGGGCCTGTGGCTGGAGTCGATCGTCCACACCGGTACGGCCACCGGCCCGGCGATCGCGGCCGGGGCGCCGGTCATGCCTGAGATCAACTTCGACTGGATCCAGCTGCCCAACCGCGTCGACACGGCCACCGACGGCAAGCCGGCGATGAACTGGATGCGGATGGGCACCATCTGGACCGACACCGGCGGCAAGGTCGACATCCGGTACACGGGTCCGGACTGCGTCGCGGGCTCGCACATGCCGGCCTCGCCGCAGGCCAACACCCTGCGCTGCTACCCGGTGCTGGAGGAGCAGCCGGACAAGTCGCTCAAGACCGAGTACTTCCACAAGTACCTGGTCACCTCGGTGACCGCCGCCGACCTCACCGGCGGCAGCCCGGACGTCGTGACCTCCTACGAGTACGTCGGCACCCCCGCCTGGCGGCACACCGACGACGACGGCATCACCAAGGACAAGCTGCGCACCTGGTCGGACTTCCGCGGCTACAGCCAGGTCAACACCCGCGTGGGCGAGCCCGGCTCGGGCACCGAGTCGCTGTCGGAGAGCGTCTTCTTCCGCGGCATGCACGGCGACCTCAACGGGGCGGGCGGCACCCGGATCGTCACGCTGCCGGCGCTGGACCTCAACGGCGACGGCGACACCGCCGACGTCGCGGACGCCCCCGTCGTCAACGACGAGAACGGCTACGCCGGGCAGGTCCGCAAGTCCACCGTGTTCAACGGCGTCGAGTCGGCGCCGCTGTCCGTCACGGCCAACGAGCCGTGGCAGTCGACCGCGACCGCCTCGCGCGACATGGGCGACACCACCGTCTACGCGCGCTACACCGGCACCAAGTCGACGTGGGCGGCGACCGCGCTGGCCGCGGGCGGCTGGCGGGTCACGCGGTCCAACACCACGTTCGACTCCTACGGCGCCCCGGCGCAGGTCGAGGACCTCGGCGACGCCTCGGCGAGCAACGACGAGCAGTGCACCAAGACCACCTACAACCGCAACCTCGTCAAGAACATGCTGTCGCTGGTCAGCCAGACCGAGACGTACGCCGTGACCTGCGCCGCCAGCGCCGCGACCGACGCCGACGTGATCGGGATGAGCCGCACCTTCTACGACCACCAGGCCATCGGCGCCGCCCCGGTCAAGGGCGAGCCGACCCAGGTGGACGCGGCGAAGTCGTGGACCCTGGCGGGCGGCCCGAGCTGGGTCACCCAGTCCACCGCGAGCTACGACGCGTACGGCCGGTCGACCGACGCCACCGACGTGCGCGGCAACCACACCACGCACGCCTACACCCCGGCCTCGGGCGGCCCGGTCACGCAGATCGCGGAGACCACCGGCCTGGGCACGACGACCAACACCGTCGAGCCTTCCTGGGGTACGCCGACCGCCACGGTCGACGTGAACAACCGGCGCACCGACCTCACCTACGACGGCCTCGGCCGGCTGACCCAGGTGTGGCTGCCCAACCACCTCAAGGCCACCTACCCCGCCCAGCCGAACTCGCAGTACGCGTACCTGATCCGCAACAGCGGCGGGGCCAACGCGGTGACCAGCCAGAAGCTCAACGCCTCGGGCAACTACATCACCTCGTACGCCCTCTACGACGGCATGCTGCGCCAGCGGCAGTCGCAGTCGCTGTCGATGGCGGCCGGCAACATCGGCACCGTCTTCGCCGAGACCAAGTACGACGCCCTCGGGCGTACGGCGAGCGTGTCGAAGCACTTCGACGCGACCGTCCAGCCGTCCACCACGCTGTTCACCATCCTGGACTGGCAGCCGAAGAACCGCGCGGTGAGCCAGTACGACCGGGCCGGCCGCCTGATCGTCTCGATCGCGCAGTCGGCCGGGACGAACCTGTGGGCGACGACCACCGCCTACGGCGGCGACCGGATCAGCACCACGCCGCCGACCGGCGGCACCGCCACCACCGTGCTCACCGACGTGCGCGGCCGCGTGGTCGAGCAGCGCCAGTACCACGACCCGGCCGACGTGGGCAGCGGCACCCGCTCGACGTTCGACCAGACCGTCTACCACTTCAACCGCAAGGGCCAGCAGGACACGCTCACCGACAACGCCGGTTCGGTCTGGTCGTACGAGTACGACCTGCTCGGCCGCCAGACCGTCACGCACGACCCGGACAAGGGCACGGCCAGCGTCGACTACGCCGACTCCGGCGAGGTGCGCTCCGTGACCGACGCGCGGACCCAGACCATCGCCTACACCTATGACGGCTACGGCCGCCAGACGGGCGAGTTCGCCGGCTCGACCTCCGGGGCCAAGCTGGCGAGCTGGGCCTGGGACCCCGCCGGGGCCAAGGGCCAGCTGGCGTCGTCGTCGCGCTGGGTCGGCACCGACGAGTACAAGGTCAAGGTGCGCGGCTACACGCCGCTGTACCAGCCGACGGGTGAGGACTACACGATCCCGGCGACGCAGACCGGCCTGGCCGGCACCTACTCGGTGACCCGGTCGTACTTCGTGGACGGTTCGCCGGCCACGATGAGCTACCCGAACGTGGGCGGGCTGGGCGCCGAGACGCTGACCTACACCTACGACCCGGTGACGGGCCTGGCCGAGCAGCTCCAGACGAACGCGCCCGGCTTCGGGCAGTACGTCAGCAACACCGACTACACCGCGTTCGGCGAGCTGAGCTTCATGCAGCTCCAGCTCACCGGCGGCAGCTGGGTGCAGCGCAGCTTCACCTACGACGACGCCACCCGGCGGCTCCAGCGGTCGCAGACCCTGCGCCAGACCGCGCCGCAGCCGGTGACGGACACCAGCTACGGCTGGGACGCGATGGGCAACGTCACCAAGGTCGCGGAGACGGCCGCCAGTGGCGCGGTGGACACCCAGTGCTTCGGCTACGACGGCGTACGCCGCCTGGCCGAGGCGTGGACGCCCGCATCGGGTGCCTGCGGCGACCCGAAGTCGGCCGCGACGCTGGGCGGCCCGGCGCCGTACTGGCAGTCGTGGACGTTCGACGCGGCCGGTTCCCGCAAGACGCAGACCAGCCACGCGGCCGCGGGTGACACCACCGCGACCTCGACCTACCCGGCGGCCACCGCGGCCAACGCGCACGGGGTGCAGTACGTCACCACCAGCGGGCCGGGCGTCAACCGCACCGACAACTACACCTACGACGCGTCCGGCAACACCACCGCCCGGCCCGGCCAGGCGCTGAACTGGGACGTGGAGGGCCGCCTGGCCAAGGTCACCGCGACCGCGACCAGCACGGACACCACCTACATCTACACCGCCGCCGGCGAGCGCCTGATCGCCAGCGACACCGCCACGACCACGCTCTACCTGCCCGGCCAGGAGGTCCGGCGGGACAAGACCAGCGGCGCGGTCACCGCGACGCGCTACTACAGCTGGGAGGGCCAGACCTGCGCCTCGGTGACCACGGGCGGCTCGCTCACCTGGCTCGTCTCCGACACGCAGGGCACGGCGCAGGCCACGGTCGCCTCGGGCAACCAGGCGATCAGCCAGCGGCGGCAGGACCCGTTCGGCAACGCGCGCGGCTCCAGCCCGTCCTGGCCCAACCGCAAGGGATTCGTCGGCGGCGACGTCGACCTGACCGGCCTCACCCACCTGGGCGCCCGTGAGTACGACAGCGGACTGGGCCGGTTCGTCAGCGTCGACCCCGACTTCCACCAGGCGGACGCGCAGTCGCTCAACGGCTACGCGTACGCCAACAACACCCCGGTGTCCTCCAGCGACCCGACCGGTCTGCGGGTGTGCATGGACGACACCGACTGCCGCGGCGCCAACCCCGGCGGTGGCGGTGGCGGCGGTGGGGGCGGCGGCGGCGGTGGCGGTGGCGGCGGTGGGGGCGGCAATCCGGACCCGGACCCGCTACCGTGCAGCGCAGCGAAGCTCAACTGCACGATCAAGGACATCAACAGCATGACGGTGGTCCAGCGCAAGACCCTCGTGCAGGAGTGGCTGAGCCTGTACGGCAAGCAGTTCAACTCGGAAGACTGGTTCCACCAGATCGAAGGCGTGCTCGACTTCATGATCGACGACGGGGTGGCCAAGGCCGGCTCGTGGTCGTCGTGGGTCGACTCGACGATCCTGCACGGCGTGCAGGGCGGCCTGGCCATCGCCACGGGCAAGGGCGACGGCATGGGCAACCCGGGCGCCCAGAAGTGGGCCAAGTTCTTCCGGTACAGCGCCACTCTCGGCGGCGACAAGGACAACAACTACCGCCGCAAGCTGTGGAGCGAGGCCGAGGAGGCCACGACGCTGTACGGGTACGGCGTCGCCACCGAGCAGGGCCAGCCCATCGGCACCCCGCAGGAGCTGTCGTTCGCGGCGGCCGCCCACGCGTACCGGTTCATGCTCCGGCACCAGGGCGCGACGGACACCGTGGCGGCGGGCGTGGCGAGCGGTCTGTGCAACCTCGTCGGAGGTCCGGCGCTGGCCGCCCGGTGCGGCGCGGTCGGGGCGGCGGCCACGCACACCCTGCTGGACCCGCACGAGCACGACCCGACCTACCTGGGCGGGCACGTGGTCAGCGGGGTCGAGCAGACTGTCGAGGGCATCGTCACCGGCAACCCGACGCAGATCCAGTCGGGCGTGCAGGAGGCGGCCACGTACGGGAACAAGGCCGTCAACGAGTGCTGGAACTGGCTGAAGGGACACTGGTGA
- a CDS encoding helix-turn-helix transcriptional regulator, with amino-acid sequence MVDHPLWGVEDLAAHMQLSEAAVRDALDVLAERALVQPRAQDTGGMRVVSPQAGLTMLLAQAEADIAQRQRQIEVARATISAIATEHDKVRRRDEIIRLEGSSAVRGRLMELAPAVQKECLTFTARAELTAEAIDAGRPLNQLLLERGVSIRNVYQESVRNDPTMFAFAKWMASKGGRSRTVPSVPMRLIIIDRRVAIIPIDPADSTRGALEIRSPGVIAALCILFEQVWDFATPFGESPKSDDRGLTPQEQALMRLLDAGHTDESAGRKIGLSARTVRRIVSELADRLGVESRFQAGAEAVRRGWL; translated from the coding sequence ATGGTCGATCACCCGCTGTGGGGGGTCGAGGACCTCGCCGCGCACATGCAGCTGTCGGAGGCCGCCGTCCGCGACGCGCTGGACGTGCTCGCCGAGCGCGCCCTCGTGCAGCCGCGGGCGCAGGACACCGGCGGCATGCGCGTGGTCAGCCCGCAGGCCGGGCTCACCATGCTGCTGGCCCAGGCCGAGGCCGACATCGCCCAGCGGCAGCGCCAGATCGAGGTGGCCCGCGCCACCATCTCCGCCATCGCCACCGAGCACGACAAGGTCCGCCGCCGCGACGAGATCATCCGGCTGGAGGGCTCCAGCGCCGTGCGCGGCCGCCTGATGGAGCTGGCGCCGGCCGTACAGAAGGAGTGCCTGACCTTCACCGCCCGCGCGGAGCTCACCGCCGAGGCGATCGACGCGGGGCGGCCGCTCAACCAGCTGCTGCTCGAACGAGGCGTCTCGATCCGCAACGTGTATCAAGAGAGCGTCCGCAACGACCCGACCATGTTCGCCTTCGCCAAGTGGATGGCCTCCAAAGGCGGCCGGAGCAGGACCGTTCCGTCTGTCCCCATGCGACTGATCATAATAGACAGACGCGTCGCCATCATCCCCATCGACCCCGCTGATTCGACCCGGGGTGCGCTGGAGATCCGCAGCCCCGGCGTCATCGCCGCGCTGTGCATCCTGTTCGAGCAGGTCTGGGACTTCGCGACCCCGTTCGGCGAGTCGCCGAAGTCCGACGACCGCGGGCTCACCCCGCAGGAGCAGGCGCTGATGCGCCTGCTCGACGCGGGGCACACCGACGAGTCCGCCGGCCGCAAGATCGGGCTCTCCGCGCGTACGGTGCGGCGGATCGTGTCCGAGCTCGCCGACCGGCTCGGCGTGGAGAGCCGGTTCCAGGCCGGGGCCGAGGCCGTCCGGCGGGGCTGGCTGTAG
- a CDS encoding helix-turn-helix transcriptional regulator, which translates to MLESLGLSVSGEAVYRTMLAHRSWGLERIADHLAMSKGQVRSALDQLAELALLHPSTEEPAGWSAVEPSIGLSALLARAESEIQERRRSIDATRVAITAIAREHLAKADANGGVRLDGVEAVRTRMAELSAAVVRECVSLNPNVTQTPDAKQASRPLNQQMLERGVAIRCVYQDSFRNDPNLVGYARWLTELGGRARTVPIVPILMVVYDRSTVLLPLDPADTGQGAVEIRSPGIATLAYALFEQLWASGLPFGQAPAQQDEEALNATQRELLGLLAAGHTDELAARRLGVSLSTVRRLMAVLMERLEARSRFQAGIHAAERGWLRTDA; encoded by the coding sequence ATGCTCGAGTCTCTTGGCCTGTCGGTCTCCGGCGAGGCCGTCTACCGGACGATGTTGGCCCACCGCTCCTGGGGTCTGGAGCGGATCGCCGACCACCTGGCCATGTCCAAGGGACAGGTCCGCTCGGCCCTGGACCAGCTGGCCGAGCTCGCCCTGCTCCACCCCTCCACCGAGGAGCCGGCGGGCTGGAGCGCGGTCGAGCCGTCGATCGGACTGTCCGCGCTGCTGGCGCGGGCCGAGTCCGAGATCCAGGAGCGGCGCCGCAGCATCGACGCCACCCGGGTCGCCATCACCGCCATCGCCCGCGAGCACCTGGCCAAGGCCGATGCCAACGGCGGCGTACGCCTGGACGGCGTCGAGGCGGTGCGCACCCGGATGGCCGAGCTCAGCGCCGCGGTGGTCCGCGAGTGCGTGTCGCTGAACCCCAACGTCACGCAGACCCCCGACGCCAAGCAGGCCAGCCGCCCGCTCAACCAGCAGATGCTGGAGCGCGGCGTCGCGATCCGCTGCGTCTACCAGGACAGCTTCCGCAACGACCCGAACCTCGTCGGCTACGCGCGCTGGCTGACCGAACTCGGCGGCCGGGCCCGTACGGTGCCGATCGTGCCGATCCTGATGGTGGTCTACGACCGCAGCACCGTGCTGCTGCCCCTCGATCCGGCCGACACCGGCCAGGGCGCGGTGGAGATCCGCAGCCCCGGCATCGCCACGCTGGCGTACGCGCTGTTCGAGCAGCTGTGGGCGTCCGGCCTGCCGTTCGGGCAGGCGCCCGCGCAGCAGGACGAGGAGGCCCTCAACGCGACCCAGCGCGAGCTGCTCGGCCTGCTGGCCGCCGGGCACACCGACGAGCTGGCGGCGCGGCGCCTGGGCGTCTCCCTGTCGACCGTACGGCGCCTGATGGCGGTGCTGATGGAGCGCCTGGAGGCGCGCAGCCGGTTCCAGGCGGGCATCCACGCCGCCGAGCGCGGCTGGCTGCGTACCGACGCCTGA